ATCCTGCTTTAATCGCTGATTTAATTGCTTCTACAAGTTCTGGTCCTTCTTCTACTTTAAATACACCTAAACCGAACCAAGGCATTTCTACACCATTATTTAATACTGTTTTACTTTGTAAGTTTTTCATTTTATTTTCTCTCCTTTTATTTTGCTTGATCTCTTTTTTCTAATGTCATACTCCATGCTGTTAAAATAACAGCACCTACTACCATAATGCCGCCTACCCAAGCCGTATGAATTAACCCTAACGAGTTCGTTACAATACCGCCTAAATAAGCACCAAGAGCAATCCCAGCATTAAACGCCGCAATATTAATTGCCGATGCAACATCGACAGCACTCGGTACAAATCGTTCAGCTAACATTACGACATATACTTGTAACCCTGGAACATTCATAAATGCGAATAGTCCCATGAAAATAATTGTGATTAACCCAGCTACCTTAAATGGTGCTGTAAATGTTAAAACAAATAATATAATCGCTTGAATAAAGAACATGTAAAATAGCGCTCGAATTGGATTATGATTCGATAATTTCCCGCCAATCACATTCCCTATCGCAATGGCGATTCCATACACTAATAAAATGATAGTAACCGTATTTGCTTTAAATCCTGTTACCTCTTGTAATAACGGAGATAAATACGTAAATGTTACGAATGTCCCCCCATATCCTAATGCAGTAATGATGAAAACTAGTAACAGTCTTCCGTTCGTAATCAGTTTAAACTGATCGCGGACTGACACAGACGTACCTTTTTTCATATTAGATGGGATTAGAATACTATTTGCGATTAAGGCAATAATTCCTATTACCACGATTGCTAAAAATGATGTTCTCCAGCCAAATTGTTGACCAATAAAAGTTCCAATTGGCGCACCTGTAATAGTCGCAACTGTTACGCCAGTAAACATAATTGCAATCGCGCTAGCACGTTTATTTTCTGGTACAAGTGCCGCAGCAATCGTTGAACCAATTGACATAAACACACCATGCGAAAGCGCAGACACAATTCGCGCAATAAGTAATACAGTGAAACTTGTTGCGACAGCTGCAATTCCGTTACCAATAATGAAAATAACCATAATCCACATTAATAACGTTTTTCGTGACATATTAGCTGTTAACGACGTTAATACTGGAGCACCAAATGCTACGCCTAACGCATATAAAGAAACTGTTAAACCCGCTGTTGTAACCGACACATGTAAATCTTCCGAAATAGATGGTAG
This genomic interval from Bacillus cereus contains the following:
- a CDS encoding MFS transporter; this encodes MNSYTASSSEVQTNRRSIFALLALAISAFGIGTTEFVSVGLLPSISEDLHVSVTTAGLTVSLYALGVAFGAPVLTSLTANMSRKTLLMWIMVIFIIGNGIAAVATSFTVLLIARIVSALSHGVFMSIGSTIAAALVPENKRASAIAIMFTGVTVATITGAPIGTFIGQQFGWRTSFLAIVVIGIIALIANSILIPSNMKKGTSVSVRDQFKLITNGRLLLVFIITALGYGGTFVTFTYLSPLLQEVTGFKANTVTIILLVYGIAIAIGNVIGGKLSNHNPIRALFYMFFIQAIILFVLTFTAPFKVAGLITIIFMGLFAFMNVPGLQVYVVMLAERFVPSAVDVASAINIAAFNAGIALGAYLGGIVTNSLGLIHTAWVGGIMVVGAVILTAWSMTLEKRDQAK